A genome region from Triticum aestivum cultivar Chinese Spring chromosome 2B, IWGSC CS RefSeq v2.1, whole genome shotgun sequence includes the following:
- the LOC123040384 gene encoding two-component response regulator ORR42-like: MELKANGSTTIKAQLVEDIKVCRFVLSTILLRLHCEVTLAMNEKEAADLFLEGKKFDIVLLDKNMPIMTGPEAIVKIRAMGETDVKMVGVSADDHAMEAFMSAGADLFVPKPMRMEALGPIIQEVINKKKNDMV, encoded by the exons ATGGAGCTCAAGGCCAATGGATCCACCACTATCAAGGCACAACTTGTAGAGGACATTAAAGTTTGTAGGTTTGTCCTCTCCACAATTCTGCTCAGACTTCACTGTGAGGTTACTCTAGCCATGAATGAGAAGGAAGCTGCTGATTTGTTCCTTGAGGGGAAAAAGTTTGACATTGTTTTGTTAGATAAGAATATGCCCATCATGACTGGTCCAGAG GCAATTGTGAAGATTCGTGCTATGGGGGAAACTGATGTGAAGATGGTTGGGGTTTCTGCCGATGATCATGCCATGGAGGCGTTCATGAGTGCTGGTGCTGATTTATTTGTGCCCAAACCAATGAGGATGGAGGCTCTTGGCCCTATCATTCAGGAGgtcatcaacaagaagaagaatgacatggTCTAG